A stretch of DNA from Longimicrobiaceae bacterium:
TCGAGCTGCTCGGCCGACAGGAGGCCGCGGCGCTTCACGACGTCGCGCACGCTCTCGAAGTTCTTGGCGGATTCCTTGGCGACGGAGGCCGCCTCGTCGTAGCCGATGTACGCGTTGAGCGCGGTGGCGATGGCCGGGTTCTTCTCCAGCAGCTCGCGGCAGCGGTCGCGGTTGGCGCCGATGCCGTTCACCGCGTTGGTGCGGAAGGCGTCGCAGCCGCGAGCCAGGATGTCTACCGACTGGAGGAAGTTGTGCGCCATCACCGGCATCATCACGTTCAGCTCGAAGTTGCCGTGCTGGCCCGCCACGGTCACCGCCACGTGGTTCCCCATGACCTGGGCGCACAGCATCATCATCGCCTCGCTCATCACCGGGTTCACCTTCCCCGGCATGATGGACGAGCCCGGCTGGATGGCCGGCAGCGTGATCTCGGCCAGGCCCGACGTGGGCCCGCTCGCCAGCCAGCGGACGTCGTTCGCGATCTTGAGCAGCGACACCGCCAGCGTGTTCAGCGCGCCCGACGCGGAGACGTACGCGTCCTTGGCCCCCTGCGCCTCGAAGTGGTTCTCGGCCTCGCGGAACGCCAACCCGGTGAGGCGGGAGATGTTCTCGATGGTCTTCGCGGGAAAGCCGGGGACGGCGTTGGTGCCGGTGCCCACCGCGGTGCCGCCCAGCGCAAGCTCGGCCAGCTCCTCGCTGGCGTTGCGCAGGCGGCGGATGCCGTGGTCCACCTGGCTCGCGTAGCCGCCGAACTCCTGGCCCAGGCGCACGGGCGTGGCGTCCATGAGGTGCGTGCGGCCGCTCTTCACCACGTCGTCGAACTCCTCGGCCTTGGCGAGCAGCGCGTCGCGCAGCCGCTCCAGCGCGGGGATCAGGTCGTCGTGGATGGCGACGCGGGCGGCCACGTGCATGGCCGTGGGGATCACGTCGTTGGAGCTCTGCCCCATGTTGACGTGGTCGTTGGGGTGCACCGCCTTGGCGCCCTCGCCCCGGAGCTGCGCGGCGCGGTGGGCGATGACCTCGTTCGCGTTCATGTTGCTGCTGGTGCCGCTGCCCGTCTGGAAGACGTCGAGCACGAAGTGCGCGTCCAGCGCGCCACTCACCACCTCGTCCGCGGCGCGCTCGATGGCGTCCGCGGCGCCCGCGTCCAGCAGCCCCATCTCGCGATTGGCCTGGGCGGCGGCCCTCTTCACGGTGCCCAGCGCGGCCACGAACCGCCGCGGAAAACGAAGGCCGCTGATGGGGAAGTTCTCCACCGCGCGCTGCGTCTGCGCGCCGTACAGCGCGTCGGCCGGCACCTGCATCTCGCCCAGCGAGTCCTTCTCGGTACGGAAGCCGCCAGTTGCGTTATCGGACATGGGGATGATCCTCGGGTCGGTTCTCTGGAGTCGGTTCCTTCGCGCCCGTGCGTGCCCGCACCCCGCGCGAGAAGCCCGTCAAGATGGCGGGCGGGACCGCGCCGCGAAAGACCGCGGGATCGTCCCGCCCTCCGGCCCGCGAGCCGCGCGGCACACGCCCGCGAAAAGTGAGGGCAGGCGCATGACCTTGCGGTGCAACGGGTTGAGAGCAGCACCACAGGAGGTTGAGGGCGACCGGCTAACGTGGAGGGACCGGACGGGGATGCCGTATGGCGCTCTGCCATCGTCCCCGCCGCCCAACCAGGAGGCGCCCCCACATGCCGACCGATCCCATCGTGTTCAAGCCCAGGCTCAAGATCAACGCCCACGACCTGCGCCGCGCCGCCGACGCCGCCGAGAGCATCCGCGGGCCCGAGGGCAAGCCGATGTACGTGGCCGCCAGCGCCGAGGGAGGGCTGGAGATCTACTCGGAGCCGCCGGAAGGCGGATACCTGTTCGAGGTGGACACGTTCGAGCAGGGGGTGGGCAGGCCGCACCCCACGGCGGTGATCGTCGTCGACTGCCATGGCCAGACCATGGACCTGGCGCACGGCTACGACGCGGTGTTCTGGAGTGAGGCGGCGGTGGAGAAGTTCCTGCTCCCGTACTACGCCTCCAAGTCCATGTGGGACGCGGCCGCCGCGCTCAAGAACCTCTCGCAGAAGTGGTACGGCAAGGTCCCCGACGACGGAGACGACGACGGCGACGACGCCACGCCCGTGGACGGCGCCACGCTTCCGTTCGCCGTGGCCCACATGCCGGATTCCGAGTACCAGATGCAGTCGCCCAACTCGTCCATCCACGTGCTGTGGTCCGACGGGAACGGGGTCATCGCGACGCCGGTGCCGGAGCCTGTTCCCTCGCCGGCGCTGGCTGCCGTGGCAACTGCGTGAGCAGGGGGTCGCGGGCGGCGAACGGCCGCAGGGCCGGCCGCCGCGCGAAGCTCCACCGGAGCAGCGCGCGGGCCGCGCCGGCCTCACCCAGCCGCAGCCGCACCACGGCTTCGTCGTACGCGAGCGAAACCCGCAGGTCCGGGTCCGTCCCCGCGGCGCCGCGGGCGCGGGCGAGGAGGGCCCGTGCCGCGTCCGCATCGCCCTCCCGGGCGGCGACCGCGGCGGCCACCGCCAGCCGGAACGCAGGGCTGTACGGCCGGCCCTGCCGGCGGGCGCGCTCCGGAGGGTCCAGCCGGTCCAGCTCGGCCAGCAGCGCCAGGGCTTCGTCGAGACGCCCCGGACGCGAGGGGTCGGCGCGCAGCAGGGTGAGCCGGCACTCCACGAACCGCCAGTCCGCGGGGAAGCGGCGGTGCGCCTCGGCGCACAGGCTGCGCGCCTGCGGGTAGTCGGCCGCGTACAGGGCGCCGAAGTAGAGGCGCGACAGGATGGCGTCGGCGTCGTCCAGCCACGCGTCCTCGCTCATGGCCTTCCGCGCCGCGGAAGCCGCCTCGGCGGCCCGGCCGCGGTATCGCAGCACCTGGCTGAGCTGGCTC
This window harbors:
- a CDS encoding class II fumarate hydratase — protein: MSDNATGGFRTEKDSLGEMQVPADALYGAQTQRAVENFPISGLRFPRRFVAALGTVKRAAAQANREMGLLDAGAADAIERAADEVVSGALDAHFVLDVFQTGSGTSSNMNANEVIAHRAAQLRGEGAKAVHPNDHVNMGQSSNDVIPTAMHVAARVAIHDDLIPALERLRDALLAKAEEFDDVVKSGRTHLMDATPVRLGQEFGGYASQVDHGIRRLRNASEELAELALGGTAVGTGTNAVPGFPAKTIENISRLTGLAFREAENHFEAQGAKDAYVSASGALNTLAVSLLKIANDVRWLASGPTSGLAEITLPAIQPGSSIMPGKVNPVMSEAMMMLCAQVMGNHVAVTVAGQHGNFELNVMMPVMAHNFLQSVDILARGCDAFRTNAVNGIGANRDRCRELLEKNPAIATALNAYIGYDEAASVAKESAKNFESVRDVVKRRGLLSAEQLDEVLNVREMTEPGIPGGGVIGGGGG